One Comamonas odontotermitis genomic window, GTGGCCCATTGCCTGGATCATTGTGGCAGCCGTGTTTCTCTACAAGGTGTCGGTCAAGACCGGGCAGTTCGACATCATCCGTGCCTCGATCCTGTCGGTGACCGAAGACCAGCGCCTGCAGCTCATTCTGGTGGGTTTCTGCTTTGGCGCCTTTCTGGAGGGCGCTGCGGGCTTTGGCGCTCCTGTGGCGATCACGGCGGCGCTGTTGGTGGGCCTGGGCTTCAAGCCGCTGTATGCCGCTGGCCTGTGCCTGATCGGCAATACCGCTCCGGTTGCCTTTGGCGCCATGGGCATTCCCATCATCGTGGCCGGGCAGGTGTCGGGTGTGGATGCCATGGCCATCAGCCAGATGGCCGGGCGCCAGTTGCCATTCATGACCATCATCGTGCTGTTCTGGCTGATGGCCATCATGGACGGCTGGCGTGGCATCAAGGAAACCTGGCCCGCCGTGCTGGTTGGGGGTGGCAGCTTCGCACTGGGTCAGTTTCTCACCGCCAACTACATCGGGCCGGAACTGCCGGACATCACCTCGGCCATTCTGGCGCTGGTGGTGCTCACCGCCTTCCTCCGGTTCTGGCAACCCAAGCGCATCTTCCGCTTTGCGCCGGAACCAGGCGCAGCCGCCGAGGCTGGCGTGAAGCCGGCAGTATCCGTACCGGCCACGTTGACCGCAGGTGTGGTACTCAAGGCCTGGTCGCCTTTCATCATCCTCACGGCAATGGTGACCGTCTGGAGCATCAAACCCTTCAAGGCCTTGTTTGCCCAAGGCGCCGCATTGGCAGGCACGGTGCTGAACGTACCTGTGCCGCTCCTGCACAACGTCGTGCAGAAGGTGCCGCCCGTGGTTGCTGCATCCAGCCCCTATGGCGCGGTGTATTCCTTCAACTGGTTGTCGGCCACCGGTACGGCCATTCTGATTGCAGCCGTGCTGAGCATTCTGTTCCTGCGCCTCAAGCCTTCCGTAGCCGCCAAAACTCTGGCAGAGACCTTCAAGGAACTGGCCCTGCCCATCTACTCCATCGGCATGGTGTTGGCCTTTGCTTTCATCGCCAACTATTCGGGCCTGTCCACCACCCTGGCCCTGGCGCTGGCGCATACCGGCAAGGCCTTTGTGTTCTTCTCGCCCTTCCTCGGGTGGCTGGGTGTTTTCCTCACAGGATCGGATACCTCAGCCAATGCCTTGTTCGGCGCGCTGCAGGCTACCACGGCTGCGCAGCTGGGTTTGCCGGAGGTGCTGGCGGTCACTGCCAATACCACCGGCGGCGTGACAGGCAAGATGATCTCGCCCCAGTCCATTGCCATTGCCTGCGCTGCGGTGGGTCTGGCGGGCAGGGAATCGGATCTGTTTCGCTTCACGGTCAAGCACAGCCTGGCGTTTCTGGTCATCATCGGAATCATCTGCACGTTGCAGGCATATGTATTCCCTGGGATGATTCCCCACCCTTAACTTTTCCAAAAGCCGATGCCAGCCTTGCGCCTGTCCGACCGCGTTGCCCAGCAGGTGCTGGATCTGATCCAGTCCACCTCGCTACAGCCGGGCTCCAAGCTGCCGACTGAACGCGTGCTGGCCGAGCAGTTGGGTGTTTCGCGCACGGCGCTGCGCGAGGCGATCCAGAAGCTCGGCAGCCGGGGCGTGCTGGAGAGCCGGGTGGGTGCGGGCACGTTTGTCCTGGCACCCGTGCAGCAGTGGCATGAGCAGGCTATTGCGCCGC contains:
- the lldP gene encoding L-lactate permease; the protein is MQEIWSQNYDPAGNIWVSALVALIPIIFFFIALTKLRLKGYVAGTITVVLALAVALLFYRMPVANALASGVYGFFYGLWPIAWIIVAAVFLYKVSVKTGQFDIIRASILSVTEDQRLQLILVGFCFGAFLEGAAGFGAPVAITAALLVGLGFKPLYAAGLCLIGNTAPVAFGAMGIPIIVAGQVSGVDAMAISQMAGRQLPFMTIIVLFWLMAIMDGWRGIKETWPAVLVGGGSFALGQFLTANYIGPELPDITSAILALVVLTAFLRFWQPKRIFRFAPEPGAAAEAGVKPAVSVPATLTAGVVLKAWSPFIILTAMVTVWSIKPFKALFAQGAALAGTVLNVPVPLLHNVVQKVPPVVAASSPYGAVYSFNWLSATGTAILIAAVLSILFLRLKPSVAAKTLAETFKELALPIYSIGMVLAFAFIANYSGLSTTLALALAHTGKAFVFFSPFLGWLGVFLTGSDTSANALFGALQATTAAQLGLPEVLAVTANTTGGVTGKMISPQSIAIACAAVGLAGRESDLFRFTVKHSLAFLVIIGIICTLQAYVFPGMIPHP